A single genomic interval of Rosistilla ulvae harbors:
- a CDS encoding efflux RND transporter periplasmic adaptor subunit, which produces MMSTPQLFVRSRFMIAPPTLLFIVFASAAAAAPRNDHPSASYDAFTEPFQTIDVAAAEPGRVAKVFVEPGAQVAADALLMALDSQVLHATRAVAVKQSEATSEIDSLRIEHQRLAHRYQRLLELRSQGAGSPDEVLQAETEVKIAQLRVQTALERQRIAELEIAEIDARIAMKEIRSPIAGIVTEVVQDVGEFVAGSEPTTVRVVDLSALRAVFYLPTQVAMRLQVGQTLALQFPESAADVAATIRHIDPVTNAESGRVGVEVIIDNPNNQYRSGLRCRLHP; this is translated from the coding sequence ATGATGTCGACCCCACAACTATTTGTGCGCTCGCGATTCATGATCGCACCGCCAACGCTCCTCTTCATCGTTTTTGCATCCGCCGCAGCGGCAGCGCCGCGAAACGATCATCCGTCGGCCAGCTACGACGCATTCACCGAACCCTTCCAAACGATCGACGTCGCCGCGGCCGAGCCTGGACGCGTGGCAAAGGTCTTCGTCGAACCGGGGGCTCAGGTCGCAGCCGATGCGTTGTTGATGGCGTTGGACAGCCAAGTGCTTCACGCCACGCGAGCCGTCGCCGTCAAACAATCCGAAGCGACCAGCGAGATCGATTCGCTGCGTATCGAACACCAACGACTCGCCCACCGCTACCAACGATTGCTGGAACTGCGGTCGCAAGGGGCGGGCAGTCCCGACGAGGTGCTGCAAGCCGAAACCGAAGTCAAGATAGCCCAGCTTCGCGTGCAGACAGCTCTCGAACGGCAACGGATCGCCGAACTGGAGATCGCCGAGATCGACGCGCGGATCGCGATGAAAGAGATTCGCAGTCCGATCGCTGGGATCGTTACCGAAGTCGTTCAAGATGTCGGCGAATTTGTCGCCGGTTCCGAACCGACGACCGTCCGCGTTGTCGATCTGAGCGCTCTCCGCGCCGTCTTCTACCTGCCAACGCAGGTTGCCATGCGGCTGCAAGTTGGACAAACGCTGGCCTTGCAGTTCCCCGAATCCGCCGCCGACGTGGCCGCAACGATTCGCCACATCGATCCGGTCACCAACGCCGAGAGTGGCCGCGTTGGTGTCGAGGTGATCATTGACAATCCTAACAACCAGTACCGCAGCGGCCTTCGCTGTCGCCTACACCCGTAA
- a CDS encoding efflux RND transporter periplasmic adaptor subunit produces MTSPPIPTHIATGTNTQWSPASVVVPRSNAPLPQSTPQPEQSAATPASVDRRFGQLQQTLTQIARDAGSIQQFADASLTAICRSGIAIGGMWHPRSNTDPATDDSEPLAAQIPGGLLGQPATQQWLHACRTSLATDEEPQTITSPQVQGLHATCIQLAVGSQHYAITLVAIGSDAGDLQRTIQLLPVMATAWHFGREAIACQHDLRVTAALVELVANVQKCPTLAEACQSIVDQWKAHLGCKFIALSLFPAASRLAEGRSQALRLQAISGLAHFDPSSPLAHAIESAHDECVLRECVTSWPPLAPNRRELSIAHRQIVESAGVELIASTPLRDNDGRIVGVLSAAGPFLSVGNPETQNLLTALSLPIGSVLSISRRAQPSRIRRFAQRIASKSIATQRNLLLASVGIVLIALCLPWPYRVACRCRLEPAAKRFAVAPYDGLLDATFVRPGDRVAAGAPLARMEQREINWELAGVVAQQERIRKTLDSHMANHETPKAMICEAELAELAARRQLLEYQRDNMEIRAPVAGLVLAGSLERREHVPVGIGEKLYEIAEISPLRVEVAIPAEDISHVEIGMKVQIRLNSERLQPIVGKLESIRPRSVVRENRNVFVAELTVANPDGKLRPGMEGDARIETVRHTLAWNWFHKPWERAVAWLSLTFT; encoded by the coding sequence ATGACAAGCCCACCGATCCCAACCCATATCGCGACCGGCACCAACACCCAGTGGTCCCCCGCTTCGGTTGTGGTTCCCCGTTCCAACGCCCCGTTGCCCCAATCGACACCGCAGCCCGAGCAATCGGCCGCGACGCCTGCGAGCGTCGACCGACGATTTGGCCAACTGCAGCAGACGCTCACTCAGATCGCCCGCGACGCCGGTTCGATCCAACAATTTGCCGATGCCTCGCTGACAGCGATCTGTCGATCCGGAATCGCGATCGGCGGCATGTGGCACCCGCGTTCCAACACCGACCCGGCGACCGACGACAGCGAACCGCTGGCGGCCCAAATTCCTGGCGGCCTCTTGGGACAGCCCGCAACGCAACAATGGCTGCACGCTTGCCGAACGTCGCTGGCAACCGACGAGGAACCGCAAACAATTACCTCGCCCCAAGTTCAGGGCCTGCACGCGACCTGCATCCAGCTCGCGGTCGGATCGCAGCATTACGCGATCACCTTGGTCGCGATCGGCAGCGATGCTGGCGACCTGCAACGGACGATCCAGTTGTTGCCGGTGATGGCGACCGCGTGGCACTTCGGCCGCGAAGCGATCGCCTGCCAGCACGACCTTCGCGTCACCGCCGCCTTGGTGGAACTGGTCGCAAACGTCCAGAAGTGTCCCACGTTGGCCGAGGCGTGCCAGTCGATCGTCGACCAATGGAAAGCTCATCTCGGCTGCAAGTTCATCGCGTTGAGCCTGTTCCCTGCGGCGAGCCGATTGGCCGAAGGACGTTCCCAAGCGCTGCGTCTACAGGCGATCTCGGGACTTGCACACTTCGACCCCAGTTCTCCACTTGCACATGCGATCGAATCGGCCCACGACGAATGTGTGCTGCGTGAATGCGTCACCAGCTGGCCTCCGCTGGCACCGAACCGTCGCGAACTCTCAATCGCCCACCGGCAGATCGTCGAATCGGCGGGAGTCGAATTGATCGCGTCGACTCCGCTCCGCGATAACGATGGCCGAATCGTCGGCGTCCTTTCAGCAGCCGGTCCGTTTCTATCGGTCGGAAATCCGGAGACACAGAACCTCTTGACGGCGTTGTCGCTGCCGATCGGTTCGGTGTTGTCGATCAGCCGTCGCGCTCAACCCTCGCGTATTCGACGCTTCGCCCAGCGGATCGCTTCGAAATCGATCGCCACCCAGCGGAATCTGTTGCTCGCGTCGGTCGGTATCGTCCTGATCGCGTTGTGCCTCCCCTGGCCCTACCGCGTCGCATGTCGCTGCCGCTTGGAACCGGCAGCCAAACGCTTCGCCGTCGCTCCGTACGACGGATTGTTAGACGCGACCTTTGTCCGACCCGGCGATCGCGTCGCCGCCGGCGCGCCGCTTGCCCGGATGGAACAACGCGAGATCAACTGGGAATTGGCAGGCGTCGTCGCGCAACAAGAACGGATCCGCAAAACACTCGACAGCCACATGGCAAATCACGAGACGCCCAAGGCGATGATCTGCGAAGCGGAACTGGCCGAACTCGCCGCCCGTCGCCAGTTGCTCGAATACCAACGCGACAACATGGAGATCCGCGCTCCGGTCGCCGGTTTGGTGCTGGCGGGAAGTCTCGAACGACGCGAGCACGTTCCGGTCGGGATCGGCGAAAAGCTGTACGAGATCGCTGAGATCTCGCCGCTGCGGGTCGAAGTTGCGATTCCGGCGGAAGACATCTCCCACGTGGAGATCGGCATGAAGGTGCAGATTCGATTGAACTCCGAACGGCTGCAACCGATCGTTGGCAAACTGGAATCGATCCGCCCCCGTTCGGTCGTCCGCGAGAACCGCAATGTGTTTGTCGCCGAACTGACCGTCGCCAACCCCGACGGCAAGCTGCGCCCCGGGATGGAAGGGGACGCCCGCATCGAAACCGTTCGCCACACGCTGGCCTGGAATTGGTTCCACAAACCTTGGGAACGAGCCGTCGCGTGGTTGTCGCTGACGTTCACCTAA
- a CDS encoding efflux RND transporter periplasmic adaptor subunit, whose product MQSSLETPESYTPEAQHSCVELSGVVLTLRDDLRFTLQHDGAADTYLIEDHARTKFYRVGIAEFAFISLLDGHVTIAEAHGLAASALGAQALNDQETAGLCRWLVENQLASTPASLTSCRMADAADKHRFQKRLASLSLVSAKLPLGNPDRVIHAISPLLGWWFSPLGFFLWTIVLGCGLLSLFGAADRIDPSAETVIDRSNWIWLGITWFLLKLVHELAHGLACKRFGGTVREFGVVLFMLIPLPYVDVTSAWKFRSRSRRILTSAAGVMAELMIAAIAAILWSRSTSPLIVQHAFNVMLSGSLITLMFNANPLMRFDAYYILTDWLGMPNLATHASQMVRRAVRKFFLGIEAPAAHGNLRWRWFIASYGIAAMAWRIVMCTALILGAEQMLWGAGIALALFAATFWFILPIARTLHFIVWGTPTSQPNRWQFCKAIAIVSLLIGGILMAPWYGQTTAPAIVGYDPLIQVRAPTMGFVKRVAVRSGQQVRAGDVLLELENQPLQMRTAELEAQVQRSQIRARIYAASHQAAAYDVEQQQLTAIESQLYDRRSMLSNLVIRSAKPGIVIGESLESLLGTYVAPGETLMTLGPQGQCRIQALVPQRELEHFVARVGQSVRVQMFGSPGFQGRLEHVDPRGDTRLPHAALSAAAGGAIATHANRQPDSEPEDGIAAFPSDDSSDTVFEATEAYFAAIIRVDESELTGKLGATGWVGFRSHRGNVASVLWHRFQNWISKRPRESGSI is encoded by the coding sequence ATGCAATCGTCTTTGGAAACACCCGAATCGTACACCCCCGAAGCGCAGCACAGCTGTGTCGAATTGAGTGGTGTCGTGCTGACACTCCGCGACGACTTGCGGTTCACGTTGCAACACGACGGCGCGGCCGACACCTATCTAATTGAAGATCATGCGCGGACGAAATTCTATCGGGTTGGAATCGCCGAGTTCGCTTTCATCTCGTTGTTGGACGGACACGTGACGATCGCCGAAGCGCACGGCCTGGCCGCGTCGGCGTTGGGGGCCCAAGCGCTCAACGATCAAGAGACCGCGGGGCTGTGTCGTTGGTTAGTCGAAAATCAATTGGCCTCGACTCCCGCATCGCTGACCTCGTGCCGGATGGCCGACGCGGCCGACAAACATCGCTTCCAGAAACGTCTGGCCAGCCTCTCCCTGGTCAGCGCGAAGCTTCCCTTGGGCAACCCCGATCGCGTGATCCATGCGATTTCGCCGTTGTTGGGCTGGTGGTTTTCGCCGCTGGGATTTTTCCTCTGGACGATCGTCCTCGGTTGCGGTTTGCTGTCCCTCTTTGGCGCGGCCGATCGAATCGATCCGAGTGCCGAAACGGTCATCGATCGCAGCAATTGGATCTGGTTGGGAATCACTTGGTTTCTGTTGAAGCTGGTGCACGAACTGGCTCACGGCTTGGCCTGCAAACGCTTTGGCGGGACGGTCCGCGAATTTGGCGTCGTCCTGTTTATGTTGATCCCGCTTCCCTATGTCGACGTCACGTCGGCTTGGAAATTCCGCTCGCGATCGCGGCGGATCCTCACCTCGGCCGCTGGGGTGATGGCCGAACTGATGATCGCAGCGATCGCGGCGATCTTGTGGAGCCGATCGACTTCGCCGCTGATCGTGCAGCACGCGTTTAACGTCATGCTATCGGGCAGTTTGATCACGTTGATGTTTAATGCGAATCCGTTGATGCGATTCGACGCCTACTACATCCTGACCGATTGGCTGGGAATGCCGAACTTGGCCACGCATGCGAGCCAGATGGTGCGCCGCGCAGTGCGCAAGTTCTTCTTGGGAATCGAAGCCCCGGCGGCGCATGGCAACCTCCGCTGGCGATGGTTCATCGCCAGCTACGGAATCGCCGCGATGGCGTGGCGGATCGTGATGTGTACCGCCTTGATCCTCGGTGCGGAACAGATGCTGTGGGGGGCGGGGATCGCGCTTGCGTTGTTCGCTGCGACGTTCTGGTTCATCCTGCCCATCGCCCGGACGCTCCATTTCATCGTCTGGGGCACTCCGACCAGCCAACCCAACCGCTGGCAATTTTGCAAGGCGATCGCAATCGTATCGCTCCTGATCGGTGGCATTCTCATGGCACCTTGGTATGGCCAAACGACAGCTCCGGCAATCGTTGGCTACGACCCGCTGATCCAGGTTCGCGCTCCCACGATGGGCTTCGTCAAACGGGTCGCCGTCCGCAGCGGCCAACAGGTCCGTGCCGGTGACGTTCTTTTGGAACTCGAAAATCAACCGCTGCAGATGAGAACGGCCGAGTTGGAAGCTCAAGTGCAACGGTCGCAGATCCGCGCCCGCATCTACGCCGCCTCTCACCAAGCCGCCGCGTACGATGTCGAACAACAACAACTGACGGCAATCGAATCGCAATTGTACGATCGGCGATCGATGCTGTCGAACCTCGTCATCCGCTCGGCAAAACCTGGGATCGTGATCGGCGAGTCCCTCGAATCGCTGTTGGGAACCTACGTCGCCCCGGGGGAAACGTTAATGACATTAGGACCGCAGGGTCAGTGCCGTATCCAAGCGTTGGTACCGCAGCGCGAACTGGAACACTTCGTCGCTCGGGTTGGTCAGTCGGTCCGCGTGCAGATGTTCGGCAGCCCCGGTTTCCAAGGCCGGTTGGAACATGTCGACCCACGCGGCGACACCCGGCTTCCACATGCTGCCCTCAGCGCCGCAGCCGGTGGCGCGATCGCCACCCATGCAAATCGACAGCCCGACAGCGAACCAGAGGACGGAATCGCGGCTTTCCCATCCGACGATTCCAGCGACACCGTTTTTGAAGCGACCGAAGCCTACTTTGCCGCGATCATCCGCGTCGACGAAAGCGAACTGACTGGAAAACTCGGTGCAACCGGATGGGTCGGCTTTCGGTCCCACCGGGGAAACGTGGCCTCTGTCCTTTGGCATAGATTCCAAAATTGGATCTCGAAGCGACCGCGAGAGAGCGGATCGATCTGA
- a CDS encoding TolC family protein: MDRSSTDDRTNTYSTASNPGLPEPQPPLRVALFGAQNPLPPSYPSLRERIVPPSAVKSPDASDAVPWSYPGVSSGQMPDEPMRIANRVSQTQATVPVTLPPAPASFHPQSSTDAENNVEQVLVPEATHNAADSSSIEPSFESTVPPSPSDRLPERPDFDSGAGISSTSSRLLVAGELPWWQSLVARPLRPEATPLPVDLEQLIVSALNHSYQIKVFSKLPQIRETAVGEADAAFDWIAFLNNRWDDVSDPVGSSLTVGGNGTRFNDHNLNGSAGLRRQTRSGAQVEMSQRLGWQDNNSNFFVPAPQGTSRLTMRFTQPLLRGRGADYNNSLILLAQIDRRQADDEYQRQLQGHLLEVVRSYWELYLERGVLLQKLKSYQRAAEITRRLELRAQLDASETQLVSAQATLAQRRSELFRAQAAVVNAESKIRALVNAPQLDTSDTCELIPSAPPSLESYHVDMQQQRALAIQCRPEVAQAIKQIKSASVRLKMSKHELLPVLNLVTEAYVSGLQGQGDIPASLSRQFDTGAPSYGVGLEYELPIGNRTAKYRNRRRMLELRQLNAQYQSTLSTVQLEVEVAVRELQTSQRELAAKHEAQQARTRQLQSLTERWHRNINDSVTGSFALENLLDAQDRVTQAEFEYLQSQLTFNLSIGNLNRATGTLLESVPVHPTDGIAPQTIAPAAIPSESDVEPTNR; the protein is encoded by the coding sequence TTGGATCGATCCTCGACAGACGATCGCACCAACACCTATTCCACCGCTTCCAATCCTGGCCTCCCGGAACCGCAACCACCGCTTCGTGTTGCCCTTTTTGGCGCTCAAAATCCATTGCCGCCAAGTTATCCATCACTACGTGAACGGATCGTTCCGCCATCGGCGGTCAAATCCCCCGACGCTTCCGACGCGGTCCCCTGGAGCTATCCTGGCGTCTCCTCGGGACAGATGCCCGATGAACCAATGCGAATTGCGAATCGTGTCTCGCAAACCCAAGCAACGGTTCCGGTGACTCTGCCTCCAGCCCCCGCCTCGTTTCATCCGCAGAGTTCGACCGATGCGGAAAACAACGTCGAGCAAGTTCTCGTCCCCGAAGCGACACACAACGCGGCCGATTCCTCATCGATTGAACCGTCGTTTGAATCCACGGTTCCCCCCTCGCCGTCCGACCGACTACCGGAACGACCCGATTTCGATAGCGGTGCAGGAATATCATCGACATCCTCGCGACTCTTGGTCGCTGGAGAACTTCCCTGGTGGCAGAGTCTCGTCGCGCGGCCGCTGCGTCCCGAGGCAACTCCGCTGCCTGTCGATCTGGAACAATTGATCGTCAGTGCGTTAAACCACTCCTACCAAATCAAAGTCTTCTCCAAGCTTCCACAAATTCGAGAAACGGCCGTGGGCGAAGCCGACGCGGCCTTCGACTGGATCGCGTTCCTGAACAATCGCTGGGACGATGTCAGCGATCCCGTTGGCAGTTCGCTGACCGTCGGCGGCAACGGCACCCGATTCAACGATCACAATCTAAACGGATCGGCCGGTTTGCGCCGCCAGACGCGCAGCGGTGCCCAAGTCGAAATGTCCCAACGCCTCGGCTGGCAGGACAACAACTCCAACTTCTTCGTCCCCGCCCCGCAAGGGACATCGCGATTGACGATGCGGTTCACCCAGCCGTTGTTGCGTGGCCGCGGCGCGGACTACAACAACTCGCTGATCCTGCTCGCGCAAATCGACCGCCGACAGGCCGACGACGAATACCAACGCCAGCTGCAGGGACACCTGTTGGAGGTTGTGCGCAGCTATTGGGAATTGTATTTGGAGCGGGGCGTCTTGCTGCAAAAACTGAAATCGTATCAACGCGCTGCCGAGATCACGCGACGATTGGAACTCCGCGCTCAACTCGACGCATCGGAAACCCAGCTCGTCTCGGCCCAAGCGACGCTCGCCCAACGGCGCTCAGAACTGTTTCGCGCTCAAGCGGCAGTCGTCAATGCGGAGAGCAAGATCCGAGCGTTGGTTAACGCCCCCCAGCTAGACACGTCGGATACTTGTGAACTGATTCCATCCGCCCCCCCTTCGCTGGAATCGTATCACGTCGACATGCAACAACAGCGTGCGCTGGCGATTCAGTGCCGGCCCGAAGTCGCTCAAGCGATCAAGCAGATCAAATCGGCCAGCGTCCGATTGAAGATGTCAAAACACGAATTGCTCCCCGTGCTGAATCTGGTCACCGAAGCGTATGTTAGTGGCCTGCAAGGCCAGGGTGATATCCCAGCATCGTTGTCGCGGCAATTCGATACCGGCGCGCCCAGCTATGGCGTGGGACTCGAATACGAATTACCGATCGGAAATCGTACCGCAAAATACCGCAATCGACGCCGGATGTTGGAACTGAGACAATTGAACGCTCAATACCAATCGACCCTTTCGACGGTCCAATTGGAGGTGGAAGTCGCCGTTCGAGAACTGCAGACCTCGCAGCGAGAACTGGCGGCGAAGCACGAAGCCCAACAAGCGCGAACACGGCAACTGCAATCGCTCACCGAACGTTGGCACCGCAACATCAATGATTCGGTCACGGGCAGCTTCGCCCTAGAAAATTTGCTCGATGCGCAAGACCGTGTTACGCAAGCGGAGTTTGAATATCTGCAGAGCCAATTGACATTCAATCTGAGTATCGGAAACCTCAACCGAGCCACCGGCACGCTGTTGGAATCCGTTCCGGTCCATCCCACCGATGGGATTGCCCCCCAGACAATCGCCCCAGCCGCGATCCCATCGGAGTCCGATGTCGAGCCGACGAACCGATGA
- the guaB gene encoding IMP dehydrogenase — protein sequence MPDPPKPIFDAMSQEKLIQEGFTFDDVLLTPQYSAVVPSEVDTSTHLTSKIRLQIPLISSPMDTVTESEMAIALAKVGGLGVIHKNLSIEAQTEEVLKVKRSANGIIFDPVTLHPDEKVSRAQELMDQKNVSGIPIVYSDGKLAGILTRRDLRFLESPDRLISEVMTHENLVTAVGNVTLEEAERILTEKRVEKLLLVDEERILTGLITIKDIDMMQRFPSASKDGQGRLRVGAAIGVHDYERAESLINQGVDILTVDSAHGHSKNVIETVKKLKQQWRIDLIAGNVATADGARDLIDAGVDAIKVGIGPGSICTTRVISGVGVPQVTAIMEAARVANERNIPIIADGGIRFSGDITKAIAAGAKVVMIGSLFAGLTESPGKMILYQGRTFKAYRGMGSIGAMAQGSSERYRQSATESGKLVPEGVEGRVPFKGPLSEYVFQLVGGLRAGMGYIGTQTIEELRTRARFIKVSAATVRENHPHDIAITQEAPNYSPEVHHSGDSN from the coding sequence ATGCCCGATCCCCCCAAACCGATCTTTGATGCGATGTCCCAAGAGAAACTGATCCAAGAAGGCTTTACGTTCGACGACGTGCTGCTGACGCCCCAATACAGCGCCGTTGTTCCGTCGGAAGTCGATACCAGCACACACCTTACGTCCAAAATCCGGCTGCAAATTCCGCTTATCAGTTCGCCGATGGACACGGTCACCGAGAGCGAGATGGCGATCGCATTGGCCAAGGTTGGGGGGCTCGGAGTTATCCACAAGAACCTCTCGATCGAAGCTCAGACCGAAGAGGTGTTGAAGGTGAAACGGAGCGCCAACGGAATCATTTTTGATCCCGTCACGCTCCACCCCGACGAAAAGGTCAGCCGCGCACAAGAGCTGATGGATCAGAAAAACGTTTCGGGGATCCCGATCGTCTACTCCGACGGCAAGCTGGCGGGGATCTTGACCCGGCGAGATCTTCGCTTCCTAGAGTCGCCAGATCGCCTAATCAGCGAAGTCATGACTCATGAGAACTTAGTGACGGCTGTAGGGAATGTAACGCTTGAGGAAGCTGAGCGGATATTAACGGAAAAAAGAGTAGAGAAGCTTTTGCTGGTTGACGAAGAAAGGATACTGACGGGACTTATAACGATCAAAGACATCGACATGATGCAGCGTTTCCCCAGCGCCAGCAAAGACGGCCAAGGCCGATTGCGGGTCGGGGCGGCGATCGGTGTGCACGATTACGAGCGTGCCGAAAGCCTGATCAACCAAGGGGTCGACATCCTCACGGTTGATAGTGCTCATGGACATTCGAAGAACGTTATCGAGACCGTCAAAAAACTTAAGCAACAATGGCGGATCGACTTGATCGCAGGCAACGTGGCTACGGCCGACGGGGCTCGCGATTTGATTGATGCTGGCGTCGACGCGATTAAGGTGGGGATCGGACCTGGTTCGATCTGCACGACTCGCGTGATCAGTGGCGTCGGTGTCCCTCAAGTGACAGCGATCATGGAAGCTGCCCGCGTTGCAAATGAAAGAAACATTCCCATCATTGCCGATGGCGGTATTCGATTCAGCGGAGACATAACCAAGGCGATTGCAGCGGGTGCAAAAGTCGTGATGATTGGCAGCTTGTTTGCCGGTCTGACCGAAAGCCCCGGAAAGATGATCCTGTACCAAGGGCGGACGTTTAAGGCGTACCGCGGCATGGGATCGATCGGTGCAATGGCTCAGGGTTCGAGCGAGCGATATCGTCAGAGCGCGACCGAGAGTGGAAAGCTGGTCCCCGAAGGAGTCGAGGGCCGCGTTCCGTTTAAGGGACCGCTTAGCGAATACGTCTTCCAATTGGTGGGCGGTTTGCGGGCAGGGATGGGTTACATCGGCACACAGACGATTGAGGAGCTGCGGACTCGCGCACGCTTCATCAAAGTCTCGGCTGCAACCGTCCGGGAGAACCATCCGCATGATATCGCGATTACGCAGGAAGCACCGAATTACAGCCCCGAAGTTCATCACTCGGGCGATTCGAATTAG
- a CDS encoding HEAT repeat domain-containing protein has translation MSQPATRTSRIVNQYRRYLDASDSLDFFRTVNESYTVDTLLTLLRRGDSESRRASALALSMVGDVRATEALGHRLSDRDRGVRLIADDAFRAILVRDAAPSHHQNLLQVMHLNDGGEFAAALTPAMVLVQQAPRYAEAHHQLAIAYLGLQEYASADCAFRNCLWHCRFHYLAWSGLADCRRAIGDQREALKHLHRAIAICPDFESARIQARAIRRSLNRNPPTH, from the coding sequence GTGTCTCAACCTGCTACCCGCACCTCCCGGATCGTCAATCAATACCGTCGCTATCTCGATGCGTCGGATTCCCTTGATTTCTTCCGCACGGTCAACGAGTCATATACGGTCGACACGCTCCTGACGCTGCTGCGACGCGGCGACAGCGAATCGCGTCGGGCATCGGCGCTGGCGTTGAGCATGGTCGGCGACGTCCGTGCGACCGAGGCGTTGGGGCATCGATTGAGCGACCGCGATCGTGGCGTCCGATTGATCGCCGACGATGCCTTTCGAGCGATCTTGGTCCGCGATGCGGCACCATCGCACCATCAAAACCTTCTGCAGGTGATGCATCTGAACGACGGAGGCGAATTTGCCGCCGCCCTGACTCCCGCGATGGTCTTGGTTCAGCAAGCACCCCGTTACGCCGAAGCCCATCACCAACTGGCGATCGCCTATTTGGGACTGCAAGAATACGCGAGTGCCGATTGTGCCTTTAGGAACTGTTTGTGGCATTGCCGATTCCATTATTTGGCTTGGTCGGGGCTGGCCGATTGTCGCCGCGCGATCGGCGATCAACGCGAAGCCTTAAAACATCTGCACCGCGCGATCGCCATCTGTCCCGATTTTGAATCGGCCCGAATCCAAGCCCGCGCGATCCGCCGCTCGCTGAATCGCAACCCGCCGACTCACTGA
- a CDS encoding MotA/TolQ/ExbB proton channel family protein — MLNSSLAMAGLLAQTVDADAGGGSFWQILFSGGIVGLLIILLLFSLSLIAAFLIFDQFMALRRGEVIPEGVVEPIQKLLAERRVKEADAICRQKPSLLTFVMMSGLAEVDFGWPSVEKAMEEALAEQSARMMRRIEYLSVIGNIAPMVGLLGTVTGMIFAFQRVAISQGGAGAGDLAEGIYQALVTTVGGLIVAIPALGAFAVLRNRVDGLVAEVAYLAQHAMSGLKRRSVKRPVPGTPIPPVQ; from the coding sequence ATGCTCAACAGTTCGCTCGCCATGGCCGGCCTGCTAGCTCAAACCGTCGATGCGGACGCCGGCGGCGGTTCATTTTGGCAGATCCTGTTCAGCGGCGGGATCGTCGGCCTGCTGATCATCCTGCTGCTGTTCTCGCTGAGCCTGATCGCCGCGTTTTTGATCTTCGACCAATTCATGGCGTTGCGGCGGGGGGAGGTGATCCCAGAAGGAGTTGTCGAACCGATCCAAAAACTGCTCGCCGAGCGACGCGTCAAAGAAGCCGACGCGATCTGCCGCCAGAAGCCAAGTCTATTGACCTTTGTGATGATGAGCGGTTTGGCGGAAGTCGATTTTGGTTGGCCGAGCGTCGAAAAGGCGATGGAGGAAGCGTTGGCCGAACAGTCGGCGCGGATGATGCGACGGATCGAATACCTTTCGGTGATCGGCAACATCGCCCCGATGGTCGGCTTGTTAGGAACCGTCACCGGAATGATCTTCGCCTTCCAACGCGTCGCGATCTCCCAAGGCGGCGCTGGCGCGGGTGACTTGGCCGAAGGGATCTATCAAGCGCTCGTGACAACCGTCGGTGGGCTGATCGTCGCCATCCCTGCGTTGGGCGCGTTTGCCGTGCTGCGAAATCGAGTCGATGGTCTTGTCGCCGAAGTCGCCTACCTGGCACAACATGCGATGAGTGGACTGAAACGACGCAGCGTGAAACGCCCTGTTCCCGGCACGCCGATTCCTCCAGTTCAATAA
- a CDS encoding ExbD/TolR family protein, with protein sequence MRTPSRTGRSDGSANMTPMIDVVFLLIIFFLVSSHLARQESRIPLDLPVADASVDQPPPNDVFTINVLPDGAWQVSGTEVDRAMLDRLLQSHHGEHGPDAAVRIRTDRSVAYGQVEPLLRAASGAGLWNASFAVYQETR encoded by the coding sequence ATGCGAACTCCATCACGAACCGGTCGCTCCGATGGCTCAGCCAACATGACGCCGATGATCGACGTCGTCTTCCTGCTGATCATCTTCTTCCTCGTCTCGAGTCACTTGGCGCGGCAGGAGTCTCGGATTCCGTTGGATCTTCCCGTCGCCGATGCCTCCGTCGACCAACCGCCGCCAAACGATGTCTTCACGATCAACGTTCTCCCCGACGGGGCTTGGCAGGTCAGCGGCACCGAGGTCGATCGGGCGATGCTCGACCGATTGCTGCAATCCCATCACGGTGAACATGGCCCCGACGCCGCGGTTCGGATCCGCACCGATCGCAGCGTCGCGTACGGTCAAGTCGAACCGCTGCTTCGCGCCGCCAGCGGTGCCGGACTCTGGAACGCTTCGTTTGCGGTCTACCAGGAGACTCGCTGA